Within the Iodidimonas sp. SYSU 1G8 genome, the region CCTCACCCCATCCGCCGCCGCAGATCGTGCACCGGGCCGAAGCGCACCAGCGCGGCGCCGATGAGGGGGAGCGCGACGATCCACAGGCGCACGCCGGTGATGCCGAGCGGACTGGCGATGCTGAAGACGGCGCTGGCGGCAAGTCCGGCCGAGATCAGCAGCAGGCCGGCGATCAGGCGCCATCCGGGAATCGGTTTGTTTTCCCGTTCCAACACCTGACGGCTCGGGCGCTCGAAACGGGCGAACAGCAGGATCAGCGGCACCAGCGCGGCGATATAGAGCGCGAACCACACCGGGCGGGCGAGCCACCAGGCTGGCGTGCCGGGCATCACCTCGAGCCCGACGCCGCCGAGCAGCCAGGCGCCGACCATGATCGCCACGAAGGCGGTCAGGTGCCACAGATAGATGGTCATGATCATGCCGTTGATCAGCACGACGCCCGTCCACAGCCGCAGATCATCCAGCAGCCGCCGCGCGGCGGGCTGAAGCGCCAGGGCGAAGCCGGTCTGGGCGATGCCCAGCGCCAGCAGCGCGACCGTCGGCGGCATGGAATTGCTGAGCGGCTCGCCCGGCACGCCGATCATGGCGACGGGATAAGGCCCGAGCGCCACCAGCAGCACCAGCGCGGCAAGGCCGCCCAGGCCCCAGAGCAGCGCCCGCGCGGGGCGCTCGAAGACGCCCTCGCTCCAGGCGTAGCCCAGCTGATGGACGGCCAGCCAGACGAAGGCGAAGTTGAGAAAGTTCACATAGGGCACGTGCAGGGCCAGCGTCGCCGCGTCGATGGCGACCGCGCCCGCGGCCAGCACCCAGAACGAGCCCAGTCCGAACCGGCGCCACAAGGCGGCGGTCCACGGCACCACGGCCGCGACCATGAGATAGACGGCGAGGAACCAGACCGGAATGAGCGCCAGCTGCGCCGCCAGCCGGACGATCTCCCGGTCCACGCCCATGACCGTGCCGAACAGAGCAAACAGCGTCCAGATCAGAAACAGCGGCAGCACCGGATTGACCAGCCGCTGCAGCCGGCCGGTGAACCATTCGGCATAGGTGCCGCCCGTGCGCCGGGTCGCCGCCCACGAAACGTAGTTGGAAAAGCCGCCGACCAGAAAGAAGATGGGCATCACCTGGAAGCCCCAGGTCAGCCACTGGGTCCATGGCACGATGCCGAGCAGATGGCCGCCCTGCACCGCGCCGTTCTCCATGTAGGGCGCCGCCACCAGCCAGTGGCCGATGACCACGGCAAGGATGGAGAAGGCGCGCAGGAAATCCACGTAGCGGTTGCGCTCGGGCGGCGCCTGCCGCGCCAGCGCCTCGGCGCGCGACCAGAGCGTGGGTTTGTCGGGCATTGCGGTCACTCGGTCCTCGTCTTGATCGGCCAGCGCGAAGGGTAGCGCCTGTCCGTGCCGGATGCACGGCCCTTCCCCGATCATCCTTGGGCGAGGCCCCGGATGGCCGTTGTTTTCCCTGAGTTTTTCCTGCCCAGACCCGGCGGAACAAACTTCGGGGATGCGAGTTTTCTTGTTGCGCTGCCGCATAAGACAGCGTCCCTTCACAAGGAACAAGCGCATGACGGACGCCTCTCTCGGGGTGAATGCCCCTGCTTTGCCCGCTCACGGCCACGTCGCGGCCGATCTGCCGCTGTTGATCTGCTTCTCGCACTTGCGGTGGAACTTCGTGTTCCAGCGGCCGCAGCACATCATGACACGGCTCGCGAGAACCTATCAGGTGGTCTATTTCGAGGAGCCGGTATGGGTAAGCCGCGAGGCCGCGCCAGGGCTGAACTACCACCATTGCGCGGCGAGCGGCGTCACCGTGGTGACGCCGCGCCTGCCCGAGGGTGCCGCCCAGGTCGATGTCCTGCTGCGCGAGTTGCTGGACGGCCTGCTGGGCGACCCGGCGCGGCGGCCGCCCGTGCTCTGGTATTACACGCCCATGATGCTCGACTTTTCGCGGCATGTGCCGGCCAGCCTCGTCGTGTATGATTGCATGGACGAGCTGTCGAACTTCCGCTTCGCGGCATCCGATCTGGGCCAGCGCGAGTCCGATCTGCTGCGCCGCGCCGACGTGGTGTTTACCGGCGGCTACAGCCTGTACGAGGCAAAACGGGACCGCCATGTGAACATCCATCCGTTTCCCAGCAGCGTCGACAAGGCGCATTTCGCCCAGGCGCGCGACCTGTCCGGCGAGGCCGCCGAGGACCAGCGCGGCATTCCGGGCCCAAGGCTCGGCTATTTCGGCGTCATCGACGAGCGGCTCGACCTCGCCTTGCTGGCCGCCCTGGCCGACGCGCGTCCGGACTGGTCGATCATCATGGTCGGCCCCGTCGTGAAGATCGATCCGGCCGAGCTGCCGCAGCGGCCGAACATCCACTATCTGGGCGGCAAGTCGTACGAGGCCCTGCCGGAATATCTCGCCGGCTGGGATGTGGCGCTGATGCCGTTCGCGATGAACGAAGCGACCCGCTTCATCAGTCCCACCAAGACGCCTGAATACCTCGCCGGCGGCAAGCCGGTGGTCTCGACGCCCGTCTTCGACGTGGTGCGCCGCTATACGGACCTGCCGGCGGTTCATATCGCGGCGGATACGGGCGGCTTCATCGCCGCCTGCGACGCCGCGCTGGCCATGGCCGGCGGGCCCGGCGACTGGCTGAAGACCGTCGACGAGGATCTCGCCCATGTCTCGTGGGACGCCACGGTGAACGACATGAGCCGGCTCATGGACGAGGCGGCGCTGTCGCAGGGAGACAGCGGACATCCCGCTGCACGACAGGGCCGGCGCAAGGTCGATTATCTGGTGGTCGGCGCCGGTTTCGCCGGTTCCGTCCTGGCCGAGCGGCTTGCCGCCGGGCTCGGCCGGAAGGTCATGGTCATCGACAAGCGTCCCCATGTCGGCGGCAACGCCTACGACCGGAAGGACGCGGCCGGCCTGCTGATCCATCAGTACGGCCCGCACATCTTCCACACCAATTCGGCGGACATCGTCCAGTACCTGTCCCGCTTCACCGAATGGCGCCCGTACGAGCACCGGGTGCTCGCGGCCTGCGACGGCACGCTGGTGCCGATCCCGATCAACCGCACCACGCTGAACGCGGTCTACGGGCTCGATCTGGCGGACGACGCGGCCGCCGCCGCCTTCCTCGCCGCGCGGGCCGAACCCCGGCTCCTGCGCACCTCCGAGGACGTGGTGATCGCCAGCGTCGGCCGCGACCTCTATGAGCGCTTCTTTCGCGGCTATACCCGCAAGCAGTGGGGCATGGACCCGTCGGAACTGGACAAGAGCGTCACCGCCCGGGTCCCGACCCGCACCAATACCGACGACCGCTACTTCACCGATGCGTTCCAGCAGATGCCGGCCGAGGGTTACACGCGCATGTTCGAGCGCATGCTCGATCACGAGAACATCGAGGTCAGGCTGGGCACCAGTTATGCCGAGATCATCGGCGAGGTGGAGGCCGGCCACGTCATCTACACCGGCCCCATCGATGAATTCTTCGATTTCCGTTTCGGCAAGCTGCCATACCGGAGCCTGCGGTTCCGGCACGAGACGCTGGACCAGGAATGGCTGCAGCCGGTCGCCGTGGTGAACTATCCGGACGAGGCCGTCGCCCATACCCGCGTGACGGAATACAAGCATTTGACCGGCCAGACCCATCCGCGCACCAGCATCACCTATGAATACCCGGCCGATGCCGGCGATCCCTATTACCCGATCCCGCGCCCAGAGAACCAGGCGCTGTTCAAACGCTACGAGGCGCTGGCGGCGGCGACGCCGGGCGTGACCTTTGTCGGCCGCCTTGGGACCTACAAATACTACAACATGGACCAGGTCGTCGGTCAGGCGCTGGCGACATTCCGGCGCATCGCGGCGAGGACGGCTTCGGCCGGTGGTCCCGCGCCCGGCGACGAAATGGCGGCGGCGGCCGAGTAGCCGCCGCGATGCCCGCCGCTGGCGGCACCACGCTGTTCCGGAGCTTCTTCCAGGGCGGCTTCGAATGCTCGACGCACCGCCGCCTTGACGGGCGGCGGCTCGACGTCATCGCCGCCATCGGCCATGACCGCCATGCCCTCGAAGACTACAGGCAGCTTGCCGGCATGGGGATCGAGACGGTCCGCGATGGCTTTCGCTGGCACCTGATCGAGCCATCGCCGGGACACCATGACTGGTCCAGCCTGATCCCCATGCTGCGCGCGGCGCGTCAGTCCGGCGTCCAGGTCATCTGGGATCTGCTGCACTATGGCTGGCCCGACGACATCGACATCTGGCGGCCCGCCTTCGTGTCGCGTTTCGCCGACTTCGCGGGCGCGGCCGCGAAAATCGTGAAGTCGGAAAGCGACGGCGTTCCGTTCTATGCACCGATCAACGAAATCTCGTTCCTGTCCTGGGCCGGCGGCGACGCCGGGTATCTCAATCCGTTCGCCAATGGCCGGGGTTTCGAGCTCAAGGTGCAGCTGGTGCGCGCGGCGCTGGCCGCCATGGACGCCATCCTGGCCGTGGACCCGAGGGCACGGTTCGTTCATTGCGACCCCGCCATCAACATCGTCGTCCACCCGACCCGTCCCGAAGAGCATGGCGCCGCCCGGGGACATCATGAGGCCCAGTTCCAGGCATGGGACATGATCGCTGGCCGGCTGTGGCCGCAACTGGGCGGCGCGCCCCGCTGCCTCGACATCATCGGGGTCAATTATTACCCCAACAACCAGTGGATTCTCGGCGGCCCGACGATGCAGAGAGGCGACCCGCTGTACCGTCCGTTCCGCCACCTGGTCGCCGACATCCATGCCCGCTACCAGCGCCCGCTCTTCATCGCCGAAACCGGCACCGAAGGCGACGACAGATCCGGCTGGCTCTCCTACATGATCGAGGAAGCGCAGGCCGCCATGGCCATGGGCGTGCCTCTGGAAGGACTCTGTCTCTATCCCGTGGCGGACCACCCGGGATGGGATGACGACCGTCCGTGCCCGAACGGCCTGCTCGGCGCGTCGGTGTCGGCGGCCGGAAGGGAGGTCCACGCTCCACTGGCCGAGACCCTGAAAAGCCGGCTCGTGGCCGCCGCGCGGGGCGACGTCCCGGCCGCTGCAGGAACCGCTTCTGCGTCCGCGCGTTAGGATATCGAACATTCATGGGTGGTTCAGACCGGAACCACCAACCTCACCCCGGCCAACAATCACTCAGGCACAGGAGGACGTGATGAAGAAAACACTGATTGCCGCCGCCGCCGCGTTGCTGGCCATCACCAGCGCGCCGGCCATGGCGCAGAATGCCGACTACCGCCAGTACAAGCAGGACCAGCGGATCGACCACGGCGTGCACAATGGTGAATTGACGCGCGGAGAAGCGCGCAATCTGTACCGCCAGCAGGACCGGATCGACCGCTACGAAGATCGTGCGTTGCGCGATGGCCGCCTTTCCTACCGCGAGCGTCAGAAACTCGACCGGAAGCAGGACCGCGCATCCGACCGGATTTATCGGAAGAAGCACAATGGCCGGGACTATTGGTGACCGGGCTCACCAGAATTTCTCCGGCCATGGCGGGGCCATACGTCACGGGGAGAGTGCGATGAGCCGCGTGAGCGTGTTTGCTCTTGCGGCCATCGTCTCCCTGGTCGGCGGCACCGTCTGCGCGCAAGACGCCGATCCGGGCCGGCCGATGGGCTCGCCTCAAGGGACGCAGGCCTGCACGAACGATCCGGCGCTGATCAATGATGTCCGCGCCTACGATCCGGCCTGTGTCGAAGACACGCCGACGCTGAAGCCGAAAACGGAAGATGCCTTGCCGGCGCCCGAAATGGATACGCCTGACTCGGACGCCGCGACGGTGGACCCGGCCTCCGGAACCTCGGACACGACCACGCCGGTCGGGCCATAACCAGCCCAAGCGTCACGACAAGGAGCCCGAGCGCGAGGCGGACGTGGCGATCACTGCCGAATTCGGGCTCACGCCGCCGGTCGAGAACGCCGGTTTCAAGCGCACGTTGACATCTTGGCGCGTCGCCGCGATCACCATTGTCCTCGGCTTCATTATTTGATTTTGGTGCTGCAGATCATCGTGTAGCGCCAGCCGCCAAACACGGTCCGCCATTGCGGCGTTGGTGCTAGACTTTCCCCATCGTCAACCATGAGGAGACATTTCATGAGCACGTTTGGTTCGGCCAAATGGCAGGGCGGCATCAAGGACGGCAAAGGCACCATCTCGACCAAGAGCGGCGCGCTGAGCGATTATCCCTATGGCTTTTCCAGCCGCTTCGAGGGCAAACCGGGCAGCAATCCGGAAGAGCTGATCGGCGCGGCCCACGCCGCCTGCTTCACCATGGCGCTGTCGCTGATCCTGGGCGAGGCCGGCTTGACCGCCGACCGCATGGAAACCAGGGCGGACGTCACGCTGGTGAAGAAGGATGACGGCTACGCCATCACCGCCGTGCATCTGAGCCTGACCGGCAAGGTGCCCGGCGCCGACAAGGCGACCTTCGAGGAGCTGGCCAGCAAGGCCAAGGCGGGCTGCCCCGTCTCCAAGCTGCTGAAGGCCGACATCACGCTAGACGTGACCCTGGAAGGCTGAGTCCGCTCAGGCGGTATAGCCGCCATCGGCGGTGAGTACCGAGCCGGTCACGAACGACGCCGCCGGGCTGGCGAGAAACAGCACGGCGGCGGCGATTTCCTCCGGTCTGCCATAACGGCCCAGCGCGTTGGCCGCGCGCTGGATATCGGCGAAATCGCCGATGGCGGGATTCATGTCGGTTTCCACCGCGCCCGGTTGAACCACGTTGACAGTGATGCCGCGCGGGCCCAGATCGCGCGCCGCGCCCTTGCTGTATCCCACGATGGCGGCCTTGGACGCCGCGTAATCGGCGACACCGGGGAAACCGGCGCGGGTCGCGGCGCCCGAGCCGATGCTGATGATCCGCCCGCCATCGCCCATGACACGCGACGCACAGCGGATCGCCGTGATCACACCCATGACGTTGACCGAGTACTGGCGCGTCAGCGCGTCCACGTCGGTATCCGGACTGTCGACCGGCCCGCCGATGAAACTGCCTGCGTTGTTCACCAGAATATCGAGGCGGCCAAAGGCTTGCATCACCTGCCCGATCAGGCTCTCGACCTGCGCCGTGTCGCCCTGATCCGCCCGGATCGCCATCGACCGGACGCCGCCGGCATGAAGTTCGGCCGCGAGCGCTTCGGCCTGGGCGGCCGATGCCGAATAGCTGATCGCCACATCGGCGCCCGCGCCGGCCAGCGCGCGGGCCGTCGCCGCGCCGATGCCGCGCGCCGCCCCGGTCACCAGCGCGACCTTGCCCGACAGCAGACTCATGCCGCCGGCTTCACGCGAATGAGCTTGCCGCCTTCGCCATCGGTCAGGATGTAGAGCAGACCGTCCGGCCCCGTGCGCACGTCGCGAATTCGCGCGCCCAGTTCCTCGAACATCACTTCTTCACGGGCGACCTTGCCATCCTTGATGTCGATGCGGTGGATGTTCTGCGCCGCCAGCGCCCCGACGAACAGCGAGCCGTTCCACTGCGGAAAGGCATCGCCCCGGTACAGTGTCAGGCCGCAGGGCGCGATGGACGGCGTCCAGCCGACGATGGCGTTCTCGGTGCCCTTGAAGTCCTTGTAGGGCGTGATGACCGCGCCGGAATAATCGACGCCTCTGGTGGCCAGCGGCCAGCCATAGTTCTTGCCCTTTTCGATGATGTTGAGCTCGTCGCCGCCGCGCGGGCCGTGCTCATGGGCATAGACACGGCCGCTTTCGCCGTCATGAACGATGCCTTGGGCATTGCGGTGGCCATAGCTCCAGATCTCGGGCAACGCGTCCTTGCGGCCGACGAAGGGATTATCCGCGGGAACGGTGCCGTCATCGTTGAGGCGAACGATCTTGCCGTAATGATTGTCCAGCTTTTGCGCCTGTTCGCGGTAGTTGAAGCCGTCGCCGCCGGTCACCAGCAAGGTGCCGTCGGGCAGGAACACCATGCGGCCGCCATAATGGACCGAGGTCTTGCGGGCCGGGGCACTCTCGAAGATCACCTTCAGATCCTTCAGCGCCGCGCCGTCGAGCCGCGCCCGCGCCACCCGCAGCGTGTTGCCGCCGTCGCCCGCGTGGGCATAGGAAAGATAGACCAGCTTGTTCTCGGCGAATTTCGGGTGCGGAATGGCCTCGAAAAGCCCGCCCTGGCCGGCGAACTCGACCGCCGGGACACCGGAGAGGGGAGCCGAGACCTTGCCGCCGCGCACGATGTGGACCTGGCCTGTCAGTTCGGCGAGCAGCATGCTGCCATCGGGAAGGAAGGAAAGGCCCCAGGGATGGTCCAGGCCCTCGGCGACAGTCTCTGTCACATAGGGTTTTGCCTGCGCGGCCGAGGGCGCCGGAGCGGCAAGCAGAGCGTACAGCGCCAGCATTCCCGCGCCGCAGCCGGCGGCAAGCCGCCGGACCATCGCCTTTGTCATGGACTTCCTCCCGTCATATCCCCAAAGATGCGACTAACTTAGCGCGTAAAGCGCAAAAGGGAACTGGGGGATCAGATGGGGAAAATGAAGCTCGTGCTGGCCTATGTGGCCGCGGTCATCGTCGCCGCGGTCCTGGGCGTGGCGGTCAACACGCAGTTCGTGGTCAACGGACTGAACGAACTGGGCGCGGGTATCGGGGCGCCCGAGCGCCTCGGCATCGCCGCCAACGACGTGATCGGCATGGGACCGGTCTACGGCATGTTCCTTGGCGTCGCCCTGGTCATCGGGTTCCTGATTACCGCCCTGGTTCTGCGCCAGCTTCGCTGGCCGCGGGCGCTGGGCTATGCCATCGGCGGCGCCGCGGCCGTCGCGGCCATGCTGGCGATCATGAACGCGGTGCTGGGCATCACCATGGTCGCTGGCGCGCGCACGGCGGGCGGGTTTCTGGCGCAGTGCGCTGTCGGCGCCGTCGCCGGCTGGGTCTTCGCCCGGCTGAGCCGGCGCTGAGGCAAGCTCAGTCTTCCTCTTCGGCCGACAGATCCCTGCCCTTGGTTTCCGGCATCAGCACCAGCCCGATTACGACGGTGGCAAGGGCGATGGTGACTGGATACCACAAGCCAAAATAGACATCGCCCGTCTGGGCTACCATGGCGAAGGACGTGGCCGGTAACAGGCCACCGAACCAGCCATTGCCGATGTGGTAGGGCAGCGACATGGCCGTGTAGCGGATGCGGGTGGGAAACAGCTCGACCAGCGCGGCCGCGATGGGACCGTAGACCATGGTCACGTACAGCATCAGCACCGTCAGGATGCCGATGATCCCCAGCACGCGGCCACCCAGCATGTCCCCCGCGCCCCGGATGCTCACGATGTCATCGTGCCCGGCCACCGGGTAACCCGATGCCGCGAGCGCGGCCGACAGATCCGTCTCGAAACGGGCGGCTCGCGCCGCGAGCGCCGGGCCGGACAGGACCGCCGCGTCATAGGCCTCCACCACGCGTCCGGCGATGACGATCCGCGCTCCTGTCTCGCCCTTGCTGTCGACGGTCTCATAGGCGACCGACCCGCGCGCCAGCGCCGCCTTGGCGATATCGCAGGGGCTGGTGAAACGCGCCACGCCGGCCGGGTTGAACTGGAACGAGCAGGTATCGCGGTTCGTCACCATGGTCACCTGCACCTGCTGCTGCGCCTTGTGCAGCGCCGGATTGGCCAGGCGACTCATGCCCTCGAACAGGGGAAAGAACGTCATCCCCGCCAGCAGGCACCCGGCGAGAATGATCGACTTGCGCCCGATCCTGTCCGACAGGCTGCCGAACAGGATGAACCCGCCGGACCCCAGCACGAGCGCGCAGGCCAGCATGATATTGGCCGTCGAGGGATCGACACGCAGGATCGACTGCAGGAAGAACAGCGAATAGAACTGGCCCGTGTACCAGACCACGGCCTGCCCCGCGAGCAGACCAAACAACGCGATCAGCCCGAGCCGGGCATATTTCCAGCGCCCAAAGGCTTCCGTGAGCGGCGCGCCGGACTGCTTGCCCTCTGCCTTCATCTTGCGGAAGACCGGTGATTCCTCCATGCGCATGCGGATATAGACCGAGACGGCGAGCAGCAGGATGGAGACCAGGAACGGGATCCGCCAGCCCCAGTCATTGAACTCGGCCTCGCCGACCGCGATCCGCGTACCGAGGATCACCACCAGCGACAGCAGCAGGCCCAGAGTCGCCGTCAGTTGAATCCAGCTTGTCCAGGCGCCGCGCCTGTCCGCCGGCGCATGTTCGGCCACATAGACCACCGCCCCGCCATACTCGCCGCCCAGCGCGAGACCTTGCAGGATTCTTAGCGAGATCAGCGCGATGGGCGCCGCCCAGCCGATCGCCGCG harbors:
- a CDS encoding acyltransferase, whose protein sequence is MPDKPTLWSRAEALARQAPPERNRYVDFLRAFSILAVVIGHWLVAAPYMENGAVQGGHLLGIVPWTQWLTWGFQVMPIFFLVGGFSNYVSWAATRRTGGTYAEWFTGRLQRLVNPVLPLFLIWTLFALFGTVMGVDREIVRLAAQLALIPVWFLAVYLMVAAVVPWTAALWRRFGLGSFWVLAAGAVAIDAATLALHVPYVNFLNFAFVWLAVHQLGYAWSEGVFERPARALLWGLGGLAALVLLVALGPYPVAMIGVPGEPLSNSMPPTVALLALGIAQTGFALALQPAARRLLDDLRLWTGVVLINGMIMTIYLWHLTAFVAIMVGAWLLGGVGLEVMPGTPAWWLARPVWFALYIAALVPLILLFARFERPSRQVLERENKPIPGWRLIAGLLLISAGLAASAVFSIASPLGITGVRLWIVALPLIGAALVRFGPVHDLRRRMG
- the glf gene encoding UDP-galactopyranose mutase is translated as MTRLARTYQVVYFEEPVWVSREAAPGLNYHHCAASGVTVVTPRLPEGAAQVDVLLRELLDGLLGDPARRPPVLWYYTPMMLDFSRHVPASLVVYDCMDELSNFRFAASDLGQRESDLLRRADVVFTGGYSLYEAKRDRHVNIHPFPSSVDKAHFAQARDLSGEAAEDQRGIPGPRLGYFGVIDERLDLALLAALADARPDWSIIMVGPVVKIDPAELPQRPNIHYLGGKSYEALPEYLAGWDVALMPFAMNEATRFISPTKTPEYLAGGKPVVSTPVFDVVRRYTDLPAVHIAADTGGFIAACDAALAMAGGPGDWLKTVDEDLAHVSWDATVNDMSRLMDEAALSQGDSGHPAARQGRRKVDYLVVGAGFAGSVLAERLAAGLGRKVMVIDKRPHVGGNAYDRKDAAGLLIHQYGPHIFHTNSADIVQYLSRFTEWRPYEHRVLAACDGTLVPIPINRTTLNAVYGLDLADDAAAAAFLAARAEPRLLRTSEDVVIASVGRDLYERFFRGYTRKQWGMDPSELDKSVTARVPTRTNTDDRYFTDAFQQMPAEGYTRMFERMLDHENIEVRLGTSYAEIIGEVEAGHVIYTGPIDEFFDFRFGKLPYRSLRFRHETLDQEWLQPVAVVNYPDEAVAHTRVTEYKHLTGQTHPRTSITYEYPADAGDPYYPIPRPENQALFKRYEALAAATPGVTFVGRLGTYKYYNMDQVVGQALATFRRIAARTASAGGPAPGDEMAAAAE
- a CDS encoding OsmC family protein: MSTFGSAKWQGGIKDGKGTISTKSGALSDYPYGFSSRFEGKPGSNPEELIGAAHAACFTMALSLILGEAGLTADRMETRADVTLVKKDDGYAITAVHLSLTGKVPGADKATFEELASKAKAGCPVSKLLKADITLDVTLEG
- a CDS encoding SDR family oxidoreductase, coding for MSLLSGKVALVTGAARGIGAATARALAGAGADVAISYSASAAQAEALAAELHAGGVRSMAIRADQGDTAQVESLIGQVMQAFGRLDILVNNAGSFIGGPVDSPDTDVDALTRQYSVNVMGVITAIRCASRVMGDGGRIISIGSGAATRAGFPGVADYAASKAAIVGYSKGAARDLGPRGITVNVVQPGAVETDMNPAIGDFADIQRAANALGRYGRPEEIAAAVLFLASPAASFVTGSVLTADGGYTA
- a CDS encoding PQQ-dependent sugar dehydrogenase; the encoded protein is MTKAMVRRLAAGCGAGMLALYALLAAPAPSAAQAKPYVTETVAEGLDHPWGLSFLPDGSMLLAELTGQVHIVRGGKVSAPLSGVPAVEFAGQGGLFEAIPHPKFAENKLVYLSYAHAGDGGNTLRVARARLDGAALKDLKVIFESAPARKTSVHYGGRMVFLPDGTLLVTGGDGFNYREQAQKLDNHYGKIVRLNDDGTVPADNPFVGRKDALPEIWSYGHRNAQGIVHDGESGRVYAHEHGPRGGDELNIIEKGKNYGWPLATRGVDYSGAVITPYKDFKGTENAIVGWTPSIAPCGLTLYRGDAFPQWNGSLFVGALAAQNIHRIDIKDGKVAREEVMFEELGARIRDVRTGPDGLLYILTDGEGGKLIRVKPAA
- a CDS encoding MFS transporter, with the translated sequence MTREERRVVLASSLGTVFEWYDFFLYGSLALIIGQQFFSAFPESTRNVFALLAFAAGFLVRPLGALVFGRLGDLAGRKYTFLITIVIMGLSTFAVGLLPNYAAIGWAAPIALISLRILQGLALGGEYGGAVVYVAEHAPADRRGAWTSWIQLTATLGLLLSLVVILGTRIAVGEAEFNDWGWRIPFLVSILLLAVSVYIRMRMEESPVFRKMKAEGKQSGAPLTEAFGRWKYARLGLIALFGLLAGQAVVWYTGQFYSLFFLQSILRVDPSTANIMLACALVLGSGGFILFGSLSDRIGRKSIILAGCLLAGMTFFPLFEGMSRLANPALHKAQQQVQVTMVTNRDTCSFQFNPAGVARFTSPCDIAKAALARGSVAYETVDSKGETGARIVIAGRVVEAYDAAVLSGPALAARAARFETDLSAALAASGYPVAGHDDIVSIRGAGDMLGGRVLGIIGILTVLMLYVTMVYGPIAAALVELFPTRIRYTAMSLPYHIGNGWFGGLLPATSFAMVAQTGDVYFGLWYPVTIALATVVIGLVLMPETKGRDLSAEEED